A single Streptomyces sannanensis DNA region contains:
- the ftsH gene encoding ATP-dependent zinc metalloprotease FtsH, translating to MDVKRYFRGPVMWIVLAVLAVVVLIQVVGSSGGYKTVDTYKVVQAIDKNQVKQARITTGDSQVIKIQLKDGQQVDKSNKIQANYINGDQGVALANKLQGKVDSGELEKGYTVAPDKQNPFVGILFSLLPFVLIVVVFLFLMNQMQGGGSRVMNFGKSKAKLITKDTPKTTFADVAGSDEAVEELQEIKEFLQEPAKFQAVGAKIPKGVLLYGPPGTGKTLLARAVAGEAGVPFYSISGSDFVEMFVGVGASRVRDLFEQAKANAPAIVFVDEIDAVGRHRGAGLGGGHDEREQTLNQLLVEMDGFDVKGGVILIAATNRPDILDPALLRPGRFDRQIAVDRPDMQGRLEILKVHQKGKPVAPDVDLAAVARRTPGFTGADLSNVLNEAALLTARSDKKLIDNHMLDEAIDRVVAGPQKRTRIMSDKEKKITAYHEGGHALVAAASPNSDPVHKITILSRGRALGYTMVLPDEDKYSTTRNEMLDQLAYMLGGRAAEELVFHDPTTGAANDIEKATATARAMVTQYGMTERLGAIKFGGDNTEPFLGREMAHQRDYSEEVAALVDEEVKKLIETAHNEAWEILVENRDVLDDLVLALLEKETLGKEEIAEIFAPIVKRPARPAWTGSSRRTPSTRPPVLSPKELALTNGANGSGSSNGAVPVEAAADTVAEERSES from the coding sequence ATGGACGTGAAGCGATACTTCCGTGGGCCGGTCATGTGGATCGTGCTGGCCGTCCTTGCCGTGGTCGTGCTGATTCAGGTCGTCGGCTCGTCGGGCGGCTACAAGACGGTCGACACCTACAAGGTCGTCCAGGCGATCGACAAGAACCAGGTCAAGCAGGCCAGGATCACGACTGGTGACAGTCAGGTGATCAAGATCCAGCTCAAGGACGGCCAGCAGGTCGACAAGAGCAACAAGATCCAGGCCAACTACATCAACGGCGACCAGGGTGTCGCGCTGGCCAACAAGCTCCAGGGCAAGGTCGACAGCGGTGAGCTCGAGAAGGGCTACACCGTCGCGCCCGACAAGCAGAACCCGTTCGTCGGCATTCTGTTCTCTCTGCTGCCCTTCGTCCTGATCGTGGTCGTCTTCCTGTTCCTGATGAACCAGATGCAGGGCGGCGGCTCCCGCGTCATGAACTTCGGGAAGTCCAAGGCGAAGCTCATCACCAAGGACACCCCGAAGACGACCTTCGCCGATGTGGCCGGCTCCGACGAGGCCGTCGAGGAGCTCCAGGAGATCAAGGAGTTCCTCCAGGAGCCCGCGAAGTTCCAGGCCGTCGGCGCCAAGATCCCGAAGGGTGTGCTGCTGTACGGCCCGCCCGGTACGGGCAAGACGCTGCTCGCCCGTGCCGTCGCCGGCGAGGCGGGTGTGCCGTTCTACTCGATCTCCGGTTCCGACTTCGTCGAGATGTTCGTCGGTGTCGGTGCCTCCCGAGTGCGTGACCTGTTCGAGCAGGCGAAGGCGAACGCCCCGGCCATCGTCTTCGTCGACGAGATCGACGCCGTCGGCCGGCACCGCGGCGCGGGCCTCGGCGGTGGCCACGACGAGCGCGAGCAGACCCTGAATCAGCTGCTCGTCGAGATGGACGGCTTCGACGTGAAGGGCGGCGTCATCCTGATCGCAGCCACGAACCGCCCGGACATCCTCGACCCGGCGCTTCTCCGTCCCGGCCGTTTCGACCGGCAGATCGCCGTCGACCGCCCCGACATGCAGGGCCGTCTGGAGATCCTCAAGGTCCACCAGAAGGGCAAGCCGGTCGCCCCGGACGTCGACCTGGCGGCGGTCGCTCGCCGTACGCCCGGCTTCACCGGCGCCGATCTGTCGAACGTGCTGAACGAGGCCGCGCTCCTCACGGCCCGCAGCGACAAGAAGCTGATCGACAACCACATGCTCGACGAGGCCATCGACCGCGTCGTGGCGGGCCCGCAGAAGCGGACCCGGATCATGTCGGACAAGGAGAAGAAGATCACCGCGTACCACGAGGGCGGTCACGCCCTGGTCGCGGCGGCCTCCCCGAACTCCGACCCGGTCCACAAGATCACGATCCTGTCCCGCGGCCGCGCCCTCGGCTACACCATGGTTCTGCCGGACGAGGACAAGTACTCCACCACCCGCAACGAGATGCTCGACCAGCTGGCGTACATGCTGGGCGGGCGCGCGGCCGAGGAGCTGGTCTTCCACGACCCGACCACCGGTGCCGCGAACGACATCGAGAAGGCCACGGCCACGGCCCGCGCGATGGTCACGCAGTACGGCATGACCGAGCGGCTCGGCGCGATCAAGTTCGGCGGCGACAACACCGAGCCTTTCCTGGGCCGGGAGATGGCGCACCAGCGCGACTACTCCGAAGAGGTCGCAGCGCTGGTCGACGAAGAGGTCAAGAAGCTCATCGAGACCGCGCACAACGAGGCCTGGGAGATCCTGGTCGAGAACCGCGATGTCCTGGACGACCTGGTCCTCGCGCTCCTCGAGAAGGAGACCCTGGGCAAGGAGGAGATCGCCGAGATCTTCGCCCCGATCGTGAAGCGCCCGGCCCGTCCGGCCTGGACCGGTTCCTCGCGGCGTACACCGTCGACCCGGCCCCCGGTGCTCTCCCCGAAGGAGCTGGCGCTGACGAACGGCGCCAACGGCTCGGGCAGCAGCAACGGCGCGGTCCCGGTCGAGGCCGCGGCCGACACGGTCGCCGAGGAGCGCTCGGAGAGCTGA
- a CDS encoding betaine/proline/choline family ABC transporter ATP-binding protein, with translation MIRFEHVTKRYADGTAAVDDLSFEVAEGELVTLVGPSGCGKTTTMKMVNRLIEPTSGRILLDGEDIATIDPVQLRRRIGYVIQQVGLFPHKTVLENTATVPHLLGWKRARARERAAELLDLVGLDPGTYGDRYPDQLSGGQRQRVGVARALAADPPVLLMDEPFGAVDPVVRERLQSEFLRLQSQVRKTVLFVTHDIEEAVRLGDRIAVYGQGTIEQFDAPAAVLGAPATPYVADFVGADRGLKRLSVTPVEDGDLEQPPVVHLDDRLPRKLGARWAVVLDADENLHGWISAERAATGTGTVRERARRMEAWLPVGASLKQAFATMLQHDAGWIAIIDEREKGRFLGVLTPARLHEALRRSIGADARDVPRDEVDVETVSSR, from the coding sequence ATGATCCGGTTCGAGCATGTCACCAAGCGGTACGCCGACGGCACCGCCGCCGTCGACGATCTGTCCTTCGAGGTCGCCGAGGGTGAACTGGTCACCCTCGTCGGCCCGTCCGGCTGCGGCAAGACCACCACCATGAAGATGGTCAACCGGCTCATCGAGCCGACGTCGGGCCGGATCCTCCTCGACGGCGAGGACATCGCCACGATCGACCCCGTGCAGCTGCGCCGCCGTATCGGCTATGTCATCCAGCAGGTCGGCCTCTTCCCGCACAAGACGGTCCTGGAGAACACCGCCACCGTCCCCCATCTGCTCGGCTGGAAGCGCGCCAGGGCCCGCGAGCGCGCCGCCGAACTGCTCGATCTGGTCGGGCTGGATCCGGGGACGTACGGCGACCGCTACCCCGACCAGCTCTCCGGCGGCCAGCGCCAGCGCGTCGGCGTCGCCCGGGCGCTGGCGGCCGATCCGCCCGTCCTGCTGATGGACGAGCCGTTCGGCGCGGTCGACCCGGTCGTGCGCGAACGGCTGCAGAGCGAATTCCTCCGGCTCCAGTCCCAGGTGCGCAAGACGGTCCTCTTCGTCACCCACGACATCGAGGAGGCGGTCCGGCTCGGCGACCGTATCGCCGTCTACGGGCAGGGCACCATCGAGCAGTTCGACGCACCGGCCGCCGTACTGGGCGCGCCGGCCACCCCGTACGTCGCGGACTTCGTGGGCGCGGACCGCGGGCTGAAACGGCTCTCGGTGACCCCCGTCGAGGACGGCGACCTGGAGCAGCCGCCGGTGGTCCACCTCGACGACCGACTGCCCAGGAAGCTCGGCGCCCGCTGGGCCGTGGTGCTGGACGCCGACGAGAACCTGCACGGCTGGATCTCGGCCGAGCGGGCCGCCACGGGCACCGGGACGGTACGCGAGCGGGCCCGCCGGATGGAGGCCTGGCTGCCCGTCGGCGCCTCGCTCAAGCAGGCCTTCGCGACCATGCTCCAGCACGACGCGGGCTGGATCGCGATCATCGACGAGCGGGAGAAGGGACGTTTCCTCGGGGTCCTCACCCCCGCCCGGCTCCATGAGGCACTGCGCCGCTCCATCGGCGCGGACGCCAGGGACGTCCCCCGCGACGAGGTGGACGTCGAGACGGTCAGCTCGCGCTGA
- a CDS encoding nuclear transport factor 2 family protein: MTRGTDVDEVERANTAFYEAMERGDFDELSGLWLNDEISCVHPGWPVLTGRGEVLRSYALIMANTDYIQFFLTDVKVTVMADTALVTCTENILSGGPAEEAGELGPLVGQLVVATNVFRRTPDGWKLWSHHASPVLAEASEEEGEESSG, encoded by the coding sequence GTGACGCGCGGTACGGACGTCGACGAGGTCGAACGCGCGAACACCGCCTTCTACGAGGCCATGGAGCGGGGCGACTTCGACGAGCTCTCCGGACTCTGGCTGAACGACGAGATCTCGTGCGTGCACCCCGGCTGGCCGGTACTGACCGGGCGCGGCGAGGTGCTGCGTTCGTACGCGCTGATCATGGCCAACACGGACTACATCCAGTTCTTCCTGACGGATGTGAAGGTCACCGTCATGGCCGACACCGCGCTGGTGACGTGCACCGAGAACATCCTCAGCGGCGGGCCGGCCGAGGAGGCGGGCGAGCTGGGCCCTCTCGTCGGCCAGCTGGTGGTCGCCACCAATGTGTTTCGCCGCACACCGGACGGCTGGAAACTGTGGTCGCACCACGCCTCGCCCGTACTGGCGGAGGCCAGTGAGGAAGAGGGCGAAGAGTCGTCCGGGTGA
- a CDS encoding DUF3180 domain-containing protein, whose translation MKQLRLGVLAGLFIVAGVISWAGARLWDSFGDLPSVPLAAPIVLGVIAVVLLATALSLRARLRAQRDRRPGARGVEPLMAARAVVFGQASALVAALVSGMYGGAGVFLLGFLDIPGRRDQAIYAGFAVLAGIGVIAAALFLERVCRLPEDEDDGSHGGGATGLA comes from the coding sequence GTGAAACAACTACGGCTCGGAGTACTGGCCGGACTGTTCATCGTGGCCGGAGTGATCTCCTGGGCGGGCGCCCGTCTCTGGGACTCGTTCGGCGACCTGCCCAGCGTCCCGCTGGCCGCCCCGATCGTGCTCGGCGTGATCGCCGTCGTGCTGCTCGCAACAGCCCTGTCCCTGCGCGCCCGGCTGCGCGCCCAGCGTGATCGCCGCCCCGGCGCCCGCGGCGTGGAGCCGCTGATGGCGGCCCGCGCGGTGGTCTTCGGCCAGGCGAGCGCGCTGGTCGCCGCCCTGGTCAGCGGGATGTACGGCGGCGCGGGCGTCTTTCTGCTGGGCTTCCTCGACATCCCGGGCCGCCGCGACCAGGCCATCTACGCCGGCTTCGCGGTGCTGGCGGGCATCGGGGTGATCGCCGCCGCTCTCTTCCTGGAGCGCGTCTGCAGGCTCCCCGAGGACGAGGACGACGGCAGCCACGGGGGTGGCGCCACCGGCCTCGCCTGA
- the folE gene encoding GTP cyclohydrolase I FolE, translating into MTDPVTLDGEGTIGEFDEKRAANAVRELLIAVGENPDREGLRETPGRVARAYKEIFAGLWQKPEDVLTTTFDLGHDEMILVKDIEITSCCEHHLVPFRGVAHVGYIPATSGKITGLSKLARLVDVYARRPQVQERLTTQIADSLMEILEPRGVIVVIECEHMCMSMRGIRKPGAKTITSAVRGQLRDAATRNEAMSLIMAN; encoded by the coding sequence ATGACCGACCCGGTGACGCTGGACGGCGAGGGCACGATCGGCGAGTTCGATGAGAAGCGCGCCGCGAACGCCGTACGGGAACTGCTCATCGCGGTCGGCGAGAACCCGGACCGTGAGGGGCTCCGTGAGACGCCGGGCCGGGTGGCGCGAGCGTACAAGGAGATATTCGCGGGGCTGTGGCAGAAGCCCGAGGACGTGCTGACCACGACCTTCGACCTCGGCCACGACGAGATGATCCTGGTCAAGGACATCGAGATCACGAGCTGCTGCGAACATCATCTGGTGCCGTTCCGCGGCGTGGCCCACGTCGGATACATCCCGGCCACCAGCGGCAAGATCACCGGTCTTTCCAAGCTGGCCCGGCTGGTGGACGTCTACGCCCGCCGTCCGCAGGTCCAGGAGCGGCTCACCACGCAGATCGCCGACTCGCTCATGGAGATCCTGGAACCGCGCGGCGTGATCGTCGTCATCGAGTGCGAGCACATGTGCATGTCGATGCGCGGGATCCGCAAGCCCGGCGCGAAGACCATCACCTCCGCGGTCCGCGGCCAACTGCGCGACGCGGCCACCCGCAACGAGGCGATGAGCCTGATCATGGCCAACTGA
- the folK gene encoding 2-amino-4-hydroxy-6-hydroxymethyldihydropteridine diphosphokinase, whose product MNPTQSDPTVQPVPASVVETVDAADTTLSNPKWAVISLGSNLGNRLETLQGAVDALEDTPGVRVKAVSPVYETEPWGVDPGSQPSYFNAVVLVKTTLPPASLLERGQAIEEAFDRVREVRWGPRTIDVDIVAYAGVVSDDPVLTLPHPRAHQRAFVLAPWHDIDPEAHLPGQGRVTELLDRVGREGVLPRTDLELRLPE is encoded by the coding sequence ATGAACCCCACGCAGAGCGACCCGACCGTGCAGCCGGTGCCCGCCTCCGTGGTGGAGACGGTGGACGCGGCTGATACGACCCTGAGCAACCCCAAGTGGGCTGTGATCTCCCTCGGCAGCAATCTCGGCAACCGCCTGGAGACCCTCCAGGGCGCCGTCGACGCCCTGGAGGACACGCCCGGCGTGCGGGTCAAGGCCGTCTCCCCGGTGTACGAGACCGAGCCCTGGGGCGTCGACCCCGGTTCCCAGCCGTCGTACTTCAACGCGGTCGTCCTGGTGAAGACCACCCTGCCGCCCGCCTCGCTGCTGGAGCGCGGCCAGGCCATCGAGGAAGCCTTCGACCGCGTCCGTGAGGTGCGCTGGGGCCCGCGCACCATCGACGTGGACATCGTGGCGTACGCCGGCGTCGTCTCCGACGACCCGGTCCTCACGCTGCCTCACCCGCGCGCCCACCAGCGCGCCTTCGTCCTCGCCCCGTGGCACGACATAGACCCCGAGGCCCACCTGCCCGGGCAGGGCCGGGTCACCGAACTGCTGGACCGGGTCGGCAGGGAGGGCGTCCTTCCGCGGACCGACCTGGAACTCCGTCTCCCCGAGTAG
- the folB gene encoding dihydroneopterin aldolase, whose amino-acid sequence MDRVALRGLKARGHHGVFPREREEGQTFIVDLVLGLDTRPAAADDDLTKTVHYGIVAEEVVDVVKGEPVDLIETLAERIAQQCLKHDGVLEVEVVVHKPDAPITVPFDDVTITITRSRR is encoded by the coding sequence GTGGATCGTGTCGCGCTGCGCGGCCTGAAGGCCCGAGGCCACCACGGCGTCTTCCCCAGGGAACGCGAAGAAGGCCAGACCTTCATCGTGGACCTCGTCCTCGGACTGGACACCCGCCCTGCGGCGGCCGACGACGACCTGACGAAGACCGTGCACTACGGCATCGTTGCCGAGGAGGTCGTGGATGTCGTCAAGGGTGAGCCGGTCGACCTGATCGAGACGCTCGCGGAGCGCATCGCCCAGCAGTGCCTCAAGCACGACGGTGTCCTCGAGGTCGAGGTGGTCGTCCACAAGCCGGACGCCCCCATCACCGTCCCCTTCGACGACGTGACCATCACGATCACCCGGAGCCGCCGATGA
- a CDS encoding alpha/beta hydrolase translates to MGLTSITVLLSAVGLTVVLFIVTIRYWPRFAGRGWRAVSGRIGLLLVVQLALFASVGLAVNRSFLFYGSWADLLGQEKEPGVVVDHSAGSSRVRVVGRQQLDVPAGSVPSAGGQIQNVVIAGEKSGISSRAYVYLPPQYFQSEYRNRTFPAAVVLTGYPGTAENLIKGLRYPKTAFQQAKDGRMQPMVLVMLRPTVAPPRDTECVDVPGGPQTETFLAEDLPKAVSEAYRVGTEPRNWGVIGNSTGGYCALKLALHHPGRFSAAAGLSAYYKAAEDPTTGDLFHGRKELRDRADLLWSLDRLPPVNASFLVTSSRHGEPNLAATRKFIEKVKAPGRVSSILLDSGGHNFNTWRREVGPALVWLSGRLSAS, encoded by the coding sequence ATGGGTCTCACGAGCATCACGGTTCTGCTGTCGGCCGTCGGTCTCACGGTGGTGCTGTTCATTGTCACGATCCGGTACTGGCCGCGGTTCGCCGGACGCGGATGGCGGGCGGTGTCCGGGCGGATCGGGCTGCTGCTGGTGGTCCAGCTGGCGCTCTTCGCCTCGGTGGGACTCGCCGTGAACCGGTCCTTCCTCTTCTACGGCTCGTGGGCCGACCTCCTCGGACAGGAGAAGGAACCGGGGGTGGTCGTGGACCACTCGGCGGGAAGCAGCCGCGTACGGGTCGTCGGCAGACAGCAGCTGGACGTGCCGGCCGGGTCGGTCCCCTCGGCGGGCGGCCAGATCCAGAATGTGGTGATCGCGGGTGAGAAGTCGGGGATCTCCAGCCGGGCCTATGTCTATCTGCCGCCGCAGTACTTCCAGTCGGAGTACCGGAACCGCACCTTCCCCGCGGCCGTGGTGCTCACCGGATACCCGGGCACCGCGGAGAACCTCATCAAGGGGCTGAGGTACCCCAAGACCGCCTTCCAGCAGGCCAAGGACGGTCGGATGCAGCCCATGGTGCTGGTGATGCTGCGGCCGACGGTGGCGCCGCCGAGGGACACCGAGTGCGTGGACGTACCGGGTGGCCCGCAGACCGAGACCTTCCTCGCCGAGGATCTGCCGAAGGCGGTCTCGGAGGCCTATCGGGTCGGCACCGAGCCACGGAACTGGGGTGTCATCGGCAATTCGACGGGCGGCTACTGCGCGCTGAAGCTCGCCCTGCACCACCCCGGGCGGTTCTCCGCCGCGGCGGGCCTGTCCGCGTACTACAAGGCCGCGGAGGACCCGACGACCGGTGACCTCTTCCACGGCCGGAAGGAACTGCGCGACCGGGCCGACCTGCTGTGGAGCCTGGACCGCCTGCCGCCGGTGAACGCGTCCTTCCTGGTCACCAGCAGCAGGCACGGCGAGCCGAACCTCGCGGCGACCAGGAAGTTCATCGAGAAGGTGAAGGCGCCCGGGCGGGTCTCGTCGATCCTGCTCGACAGCGGCGGTCACAACTTCAACACCTGGCGCCGTGAGGTGGGGCCCGCGCTGGTGTGGCTGAGCGGACGGCTCAGCGCGAGCTGA
- a CDS encoding phosphatidylglycerol lysyltransferase domain-containing protein encodes MSDKVDEDKTGSVPSRVRRVLRGPRPESVPTLVGTACTLVGLVDIAAGVFPRFRHSRMHTLAEVLPGAVGPFAAAMSLSVGVLLLLLAHGIKRRKRRAWRAAVILLPVGAVAQFVYRHSVIGVLISLGILTLLLRHRREFAALPDPRSRWTALANFVVLGAGSIGLGLVIVNSHPGRIVGSPSLTDRLEHVLVGLFGFEGPIRYADGVDWTVGYSLGALGLLTATTTIYLAFRPEHPAVRLTGDDERRLRELLDKHGTRDSLGYFALRRDKGVVFSPSGKAAVCYRVVSGVMLASGDPIGDVEAWPGAIERFMDEAKAHSWTPAVMGCSETGGEVWTRETGLDALELGDEAVVDVADFSLSGRAMRNVRQMVKRIERNGYETRVRRVRDLSEAELDRIRRAAESWRGTDTERGFSMALGRIGDSEDSGSLIATAHRTEEGETGPYGDLKAVLHFVPWGPDGVSLDLMRRDRAADPGMNELLIVATLRDAPRLGIERISLNFAMFRSALARGEKLGAGPVCRMWRGLLVFLSRWFQIESLYKFNAKFQPRWEPRFVVYRNTGDLPRIGLAAMRAEGFVTLALPRLRPGRPRPCAHIVPDTGAHEVRAA; translated from the coding sequence ATGTCTGACAAGGTAGATGAGGACAAAACTGGATCGGTTCCGAGCCGGGTGCGCCGCGTCCTGCGTGGTCCTCGCCCCGAGTCGGTACCCACGCTGGTCGGCACGGCCTGCACGCTCGTGGGCCTCGTGGACATCGCCGCCGGCGTGTTCCCCCGTTTCCGCCACAGCCGGATGCACACCCTGGCCGAAGTGCTGCCCGGCGCCGTCGGCCCCTTCGCCGCCGCGATGTCGCTGAGCGTCGGCGTCCTGCTGCTGCTCCTCGCACACGGCATCAAGCGCCGCAAGCGCAGGGCCTGGCGGGCCGCCGTGATCCTGCTCCCCGTCGGCGCCGTCGCGCAGTTCGTCTACCGGCACTCCGTCATCGGCGTACTGATCTCGCTCGGGATCCTCACCCTGCTGCTGCGCCACCGGCGTGAGTTCGCGGCCCTCCCCGACCCGCGCAGCCGCTGGACGGCACTGGCCAACTTCGTCGTACTCGGCGCCGGCTCCATCGGCCTCGGCCTGGTCATCGTCAACTCGCATCCCGGCCGCATCGTCGGCAGCCCCAGTCTGACCGACCGTCTGGAGCATGTGCTGGTCGGGCTCTTCGGCTTCGAGGGCCCCATCCGCTACGCGGACGGCGTCGACTGGACCGTCGGCTACTCACTGGGCGCGCTGGGTCTGCTCACCGCCACCACCACCATCTACCTCGCCTTCAGGCCCGAACACCCGGCCGTCCGCCTCACCGGGGACGACGAACGCCGGCTGCGCGAACTGCTCGACAAACACGGCACCCGCGACTCGCTCGGCTACTTCGCGCTCCGCCGCGACAAGGGCGTCGTCTTCTCCCCCAGCGGCAAGGCCGCCGTCTGCTACCGCGTCGTCTCCGGCGTGATGCTCGCCAGCGGCGACCCCATCGGCGACGTCGAGGCCTGGCCCGGCGCCATCGAACGCTTCATGGACGAGGCGAAGGCCCACTCCTGGACCCCGGCCGTGATGGGCTGCAGCGAGACCGGCGGCGAGGTCTGGACCCGCGAGACCGGACTCGATGCGCTGGAGCTCGGCGACGAGGCGGTGGTGGACGTCGCGGATTTCTCGCTCAGCGGGCGCGCGATGCGGAATGTACGTCAGATGGTGAAGCGCATCGAGCGCAATGGCTACGAGACCCGGGTACGGCGCGTCCGTGATCTCAGCGAAGCCGAACTGGACCGGATCCGGCGGGCCGCCGAGAGCTGGCGCGGCACCGACACCGAGCGCGGCTTCTCCATGGCTCTCGGCCGGATCGGCGACTCCGAGGACAGCGGGTCGCTCATAGCGACCGCCCACCGGACCGAGGAGGGCGAGACGGGCCCGTACGGAGACCTGAAAGCCGTCCTGCACTTCGTCCCCTGGGGTCCGGACGGTGTCTCCCTGGACCTGATGCGCCGCGACCGCGCCGCCGATCCCGGCATGAACGAGCTGCTGATCGTCGCCACGCTGCGGGACGCACCCCGCCTGGGCATCGAGCGCATCTCGCTCAACTTCGCCATGTTCCGCTCGGCCCTGGCACGCGGCGAGAAGCTGGGTGCGGGGCCGGTGTGCCGGATGTGGCGGGGGCTGCTGGTCTTCCTGTCCCGCTGGTTCCAGATCGAGTCGCTGTACAAGTTCAACGCGAAGTTCCAGCCCCGCTGGGAGCCCCGCTTCGTCGTCTACCGCAACACCGGCGACCTGCCCCGGATCGGCCTCGCCGCGATGCGGGCGGAGGGCTTCGTGACGCTCGCCCTCCCGCGGCTCCGGCCGGGCCGGCCGCGGCCCTGCGCCCACATCGTCCCGGACACGGGGGCGCACGAGGTCCGCGCGGCGTGA
- the hpt gene encoding hypoxanthine phosphoribosyltransferase: MGDDLKSVLITKEEIDAKLAELAAKIDTEYAGKDLLIVGVLKGAVMVMADLARVLSTPVTMDWMAVSSYGAGTQSSGVVRILKDLDTDIKGKHVLIVEDIIDSGLTLSWLLSNLGSREPASLEVVTLLRKPEAAKVAIDVKWIGFDIPNEFVVGYGLDYAEKYRNLPFVGTLAPHVYGG, encoded by the coding sequence ATGGGCGACGATCTCAAGTCGGTGCTCATCACGAAGGAAGAGATCGACGCGAAGCTGGCGGAGCTGGCCGCGAAGATCGACACGGAGTATGCGGGCAAGGACCTGCTCATCGTCGGCGTCCTGAAGGGCGCCGTGATGGTGATGGCGGACCTGGCACGCGTCCTGTCCACCCCCGTCACCATGGACTGGATGGCCGTGTCGTCGTACGGCGCGGGCACACAGTCCTCCGGTGTGGTCCGCATCCTCAAGGACCTCGACACCGACATCAAGGGCAAGCACGTCCTGATCGTCGAGGACATCATCGACTCGGGTCTGACGCTCTCCTGGCTGCTGTCGAACCTCGGCTCCCGCGAGCCGGCCTCGCTCGAGGTCGTCACGCTGCTGCGTAAGCCGGAAGCCGCAAAGGTCGCGATCGACGTGAAGTGGATCGGCTTCGACATCCCGAACGAGTTCGTCGTCGGGTACGGCCTGGACTACGCCGAGAAGTACCGCAACCTTCCGTTCGTCGGGACGCTCGCACCGCACGTCTACGGCGGCTGA
- the folP gene encoding dihydropteroate synthase: MSTLRGRGLVEGLPEWDRCAVMGVVNVTPDSFSDGGRWFDTTAAVKHGLDLVAQGADMVDVGGESTRPGATRVDEEEELRRVVPVVRGLASEGVTVSVDTMRASVAEQAVAAGARLVNDVSGGLADPDMVRVVAAAGAPFVVMHWRGFSENMNSRAVYGDIVAEVAAELRDRMDAVVDGGIAPERIVLDPGLGFAKAAEHDLALVAHLDELRALGRPLLVAASRKRFLGHVLAGDDGTPPPARERDAATAAVSAIAAHEGAWAVRVHEVRATADAVRVARAVEGAR, translated from the coding sequence ATGAGTACGTTGCGTGGACGGGGCTTGGTCGAAGGACTGCCGGAGTGGGACCGTTGTGCGGTCATGGGTGTCGTGAACGTGACGCCCGACTCGTTCTCGGACGGCGGCCGCTGGTTCGACACCACGGCCGCCGTCAAGCACGGCCTGGACCTTGTCGCCCAGGGCGCCGACATGGTGGACGTGGGCGGCGAGTCCACCCGGCCCGGGGCCACACGGGTGGACGAGGAGGAGGAGCTCCGGCGGGTCGTGCCCGTGGTGCGGGGGCTCGCCTCCGAGGGGGTCACCGTCTCGGTCGACACCATGCGCGCCAGCGTCGCCGAGCAGGCCGTCGCGGCCGGCGCACGGCTGGTCAACGACGTCAGCGGCGGTCTCGCCGACCCGGACATGGTGCGCGTGGTCGCCGCGGCCGGGGCTCCGTTCGTCGTGATGCACTGGCGCGGCTTCAGCGAGAACATGAACAGCCGCGCGGTCTACGGCGACATCGTCGCCGAGGTCGCGGCCGAGCTGCGTGACCGCATGGACGCCGTCGTCGACGGCGGGATCGCGCCCGAGCGCATCGTGCTCGACCCGGGCCTCGGCTTCGCCAAGGCGGCCGAGCACGACCTGGCGCTCGTCGCCCACCTCGACGAGCTCCGGGCGCTCGGCCGGCCGCTGCTGGTGGCCGCGTCCCGCAAGCGATTCCTGGGCCATGTGCTGGCCGGTGACGACGGCACCCCGCCGCCCGCCCGGGAGCGGGACGCCGCCACCGCCGCCGTGTCCGCGATCGCCGCGCACGAGGGTGCCTGGGCGGTAAGGGTCCACGAGGTACGGGCGACGGCCGACGCGGTCCGGGTGGCCCGGGCCGTCGAAGGAGCCCGGTGA